Part of the Serratia sarumanii genome is shown below.
TCTGCTGTTCTTTCTCCTGCTGACGCTGTTTTTCTGCCAGTCGCTCCATTTCCTGATGTATCCCCTGAAACTCCGCCATCGCATCGTTCACAAGGGACTGAAGGTCGATTTCTTCCTGTATGTCCTTCATGGCATCACTGACCCGTGCGTTCAGTTTCTCCGGCTCTTTCTCAAAATCGAAAACCCTGCCGGAAGTGTCTTCCTGCGCAGGTTCAGGCTTCTGCTCTTGTTTTATCGTCAGGTTATCCCGCTCGCTGATGGCTTCCCGTAGCGAGGTGGTCACGTCAATCACACTGTCACGTTCATCACGAGACTGCTCCGCCTGCCTTTCAGCGTCCCTGCGCTCAAGGATGGCCTGTAACTGCGCAGTATCGAACCGCTGAACCTGTCCCGCGCCAAGATGCCGCTCAGGCTCACGCTCAATGCCCTGAGCTTTGAGTGAGCGTGCATCAACGCGGTCGGTATGCTGATACCGTTCAAGGTGCTTATTCTGTAGGTCAGCCCAGCGTTCCCGCTGGGCGACGAGGTGCTCTTTGCGTTCTGTCGGCGTTTCCCCGAAACGTGCCTTTTTCGCACCGCCGCGCTCAGGGGCTTTGCTGTTAGCTCGCTTAAAATACTGCTGCGGGTCACGGTCGATACCGTCATTCATCCGCTCAGAGAACATGATATGCGCGTGCGGCTGCTCGCCGCCGGCTATCGCCGCTTTCGGATTATGAATGGCGAACTGATACGCATGACGGTCGCCGATTTCCTGCCGGACAAAATCGCGGACAAGCTCAAGGCGTTGTTCGGGTTTTAGCTCGCGCGGCAGGGCAATCTCGATTTCACGGTAGGTACAGCCGTTGGCACGTTCAGACGTGTCAGCGGCTTTCCAGAACTCAGACGGTTTATGCTCTGCCCACGCAGGCATATTACCGGACTCCTTGTGCTCAAGGTCGGAGTCTTTTTCACGGGCATACTTTCCCTCACGCGAAATATAATCGGCATGGGGAGAGGCACTGCCTTTCCCGCCGGTTTTTACGCTGAGGTGATAGGAGGCCATCGTGTTTTTATCCCGCTGAAGGCGCGCACCGTTTCTGAACGAAGTGAAGAAACGTCTAAGTGCGCACTGATAATAAAAAGCTTATCAGTGATTCTACCTGCATTTGACCTCGGCCGCCATTCCTGACCATAATTTCCACATCAACATTCAGAGGATAAATGGGCATGAATAAAAGCGAAAAACAGGAAAAATGGGCAGCAGACAGAGTGCAGTACATTCGCGGCTTAAAGTCGCCGAATGAACAGCAGAAACTCATGCTGATACTGACGGATAAAGCGGATAAAACAGCGCAGGATATCAAAACGCTGTCCCTGCTGATGAAGGCTGAACAGGCAGCAGAAAAAGCGCAGGAAGCCAGAGCAAAAGTCA
Proteins encoded:
- the mobA gene encoding mobilization protein MobA; this encodes MASYHLSVKTGGKGSASPHADYISREGKYAREKDSDLEHKESGNMPAWAEHKPSEFWKAADTSERANGCTYREIEIALPRELKPEQRLELVRDFVRQEIGDRHAYQFAIHNPKAAIAGGEQPHAHIMFSERMNDGIDRDPQQYFKRANSKAPERGGAKKARFGETPTERKEHLVAQRERWADLQNKHLERYQHTDRVDARSLKAQGIEREPERHLGAGQVQRFDTAQLQAILERRDAERQAEQSRDERDSVIDVTTSLREAISERDNLTIKQEQKPEPAQEDTSGRVFDFEKEPEKLNARVSDAMKDIQEEIDLQSLVNDAMAEFQGIHQEMERLAEKQRQQEKEQQRLAEQTRQKPDKGWSFSR